From the Streptomyces sp. NBC_01216 genome, the window CCGCTGCCAGCTGGACCGCGCGGCCCAGTCTGGCGGTCGCCGCGTGGTGGTCGCCGGACTTGCGGGCGTCCAGACCCTGCCGGATGGCCTGGGCCAGTTCGGCCTGGCCGGTGTAGTGCGCGACCTGCGGACTGATGGACGTGGACATGGCCATGTCGTCCGTCCACACCGCCCGCACCAGGCCCTGCGCGAGCGACCGAGGGGCGCCGCCCGACGGGTCCGGAACGATCAGCGAGACCCGGGCGGCGAGCATCTCCTGCCCGATCGCCGCCTGCGGAACACGGACGCGGACGTGGTAGTCGCGGGACTCGTCGCCCCACGAGCCGGTCGGGTAGTCGCCCGCCCGGGGCCCCGCCTCGGTGCGCCGGCCCGTCAGCTCCTCCACCGCAGGCGCCACCTGCTTCACGAACTGGATCTCCACGCCGACCGGGGTCCACAGGCGCAGCGCGACGTCCGCGACCTCCTTTCCCATGGCGTTCCCCGTCATCGAGGTGAAGTCCTCGGCCAGGGCGCCGGGGTCGGCGACGATGTCGGCGGTGCCCAGCAGCGCGGAGGCGATGCCGGTCACCTCCTCGACCCTCCAGTCCGTGCCCACACCGCGCGCGTCGCAGGTGAAACGGCCGGCGCAGGCGTCGAGCGCGGCCCGCAGATCCTCCGGTGCCTCGTGTTCGTTGCGGCCGTCGGTCAGCAGGATGCCGTGCCGGATCGGCGCGTCCGCGGAGGCCAGCAGCCGGTCCGCGAGCCGCAGCCAGGTGCCGATCGCCGTCCCGCCGCCGGCGTTCAGCCGCCGCAGCGCTTCCTTGGCCTGGGCCCGGGTCCGCGCGTCGGCGACGGCCAGGCGGCCGTTGCCCGGGTAGACCTCGGTGGCCACGTGGGTACCGGCGACCACGGAGAAGGAGGTGCCGTCGCGCAGGGAGTCGACTGCGGCGGCGGTCGCGTCCCGGGCTCCCCGCATCTTCGCCGGCGGGTAGTCCATCGAGCCGGAACAGTCGACCATGATCACCACGGCGAGAGCGCTCCCGCCGTCCCCCGTCGCGCCACCGCTCGTCCCGCCCCCGGTCGCGGTGACCGTGACGATCGCGCTGACCTCGCGCCCGCCCTCGGGCAGGAACTCGTTCTGGTACACCTCCACCGAGAACGGGGGGACGTTCGACTTGGAGAAGTTCGCCATCGGGTTCGGGCTCCTCGGCAACAGCGTGGCGGCGGCGCGCCGCGGCGACGGGTCACGGAACGGCGGGGGACAAGGAAGGGGTCGGACTACGGCGTACGACGGCGGGGCGAGGGTGGCTTTCAGGCCGATCCTGCCCCTTCGGGCGCGAGGGTGAACGGCAGCAGCGCCACTGTTACGTTGTCGTGGCCCCCA encodes:
- a CDS encoding vWA domain-containing protein, translated to MANFSKSNVPPFSVEVYQNEFLPEGGREVSAIVTVTATGGGTSGGATGDGGSALAVVIMVDCSGSMDYPPAKMRGARDATAAAVDSLRDGTSFSVVAGTHVATEVYPGNGRLAVADARTRAQAKEALRRLNAGGGTAIGTWLRLADRLLASADAPIRHGILLTDGRNEHEAPEDLRAALDACAGRFTCDARGVGTDWRVEEVTGIASALLGTADIVADPGALAEDFTSMTGNAMGKEVADVALRLWTPVGVEIQFVKQVAPAVEELTGRRTEAGPRAGDYPTGSWGDESRDYHVRVRVPQAAIGQEMLAARVSLIVPDPSGGAPRSLAQGLVRAVWTDDMAMSTSISPQVAHYTGQAELAQAIRQGLDARKSGDHHAATARLGRAVQLAAASGNTDTAKLLSKVVDVVDAATGTVRLKAKVAEADEMTLETRSTKTVRVKK